A genomic region of Drosophila kikkawai strain 14028-0561.14 chromosome X, DkikHiC1v2, whole genome shotgun sequence contains the following coding sequences:
- the pcm gene encoding 5'-3' exoribonuclease 1 isoform X2, translated as MGVPKFFRYISERYPCLSELAREHSIPEFDNLYLDMNGIVHNCSHPDDNNIHFHLEEAQIFQEIFNYVDKLFYLIKPQRLFFLAVDGVAPRAKMNQQRSRRFRSAREAEQLEEKAAQRGERREHERFDSNCITPGTEFMERLQAGLRAFLKTKISTDPLWQRCSVILSGQETPGEGEHKIMDYIRYMKAQPGFDPNTRHCLYGLDADLIILGLCTHELHFVVLREEVKFGKNVKRASVEETRFFLLHLGLLREYLELEFDALSTPEQKLDVAQLIDDWVLMGFMVGNDFIPHLPCLHISSNALPLLYRTYIRIYPELGGNINEHGKLNLRRLQIFLTALTEVELDQFKEHADDLKYMNAKTEAFDVDANEIRANENLDSDLAALIDDSCRLYDDDDSEEDWSDEATALLHEFQNYKRNYYRNKFKSETQGQQLIKDLGHHYVNALQWVLDYYYRGVQSWDWYYPYHYAPFISDLKNIEQVSIDFQLGTPFLPFQQLLAVLPAASCKLLPSAYHDLMLQSKSPLAEFYPTDFDTDLNGKKHDWEAVVLIPFIDERRLLSAMLPCEVNLTAAERERNQHGPMYQYDYTTESQGPMSARPPLKSLPQLFCTESARWSREIMLNLRHSVCVELPNAARHVFFPGFPTMQHLPFDFELRNDRVKVFEQASRNQNMVLKPRQRQLEDTLEAVASQYLGQVVHIGWPHLIKAKVVRVATREQRVDEEGIAQNDGRRFDSECKSLQEHFTTRMGIKFHNYQVLVYVRTYAGSSLDFGPKGTLFMQDSWSSSVTGYPAQGVVAELTVSEGLRQKFHNVEELFPVGSPVFFIGNPYYGSEGTVLDPSLAYSCGRIKVNIRVRPEPELRAARQMQEERDRDYTNSYEVAQQLNINNRALGRLTGTVWVVLGPRREKMENVAKHNVGLQLKFPRQNEERAGYCCRVGNTWLYSSTAIELMREYCQTFPELVAFFGHNNDRGEFVYEQDIFPNAVGQHLVENVANWVRQQPHAKVERIACGSKTVCRETVELLLTAVDELRSLPVKDVTLQVKPHLLIKPNVTLPDVYRSRRPVRLFDRVIIVRTIYMVPVGIKGTVIGIHPVTDPNPVRLECVHAVDTFCEVLFDKAVPNCNDIHGIAEDRVYKVPESALVVIYKNEQGPKQDKQSSQVCSHPARNHVDKFRVDKQRKQEQQQPQASSSCSRYTTAAGNDWNTVTMKTEIADEFFKPRAYDNVETKTPKMEKPEKLEKQEKPANWRNNNNAQAATKPGQTNPPSTKENWRKSNSKQATQRHQGGTPRSAKSHEPAAAAAGSNPQAQTLALMSLLGLKKDEDVQQPQAQAASSPQLLKAPVPGQMPNLPKPPLFWQQEAQQQQQQQLQQQQQQQQQQRKQQQQEQQAQSHHQQQYDRPIQTQQFFRSNQQPVEAHQQQQPPPFPVHQMGLHPMQPPHMMGFGRNRILPSSQYNNLPQRNRRQMDTFLLNKEDHHQQQQLPLPFPYQPQQYQAQPPPSFQHLPETNNQQQSKPRYSSIQDFVPIQAYRPKRSSQVQDKQETEGRSEATSSGQSVEPNEETIGLMRTLNIKPDTNAGPSTSKEAAVAATGTTERTGSKQQQQPRKQRLPRIGAKFDQDYIIH; from the exons ATGGGTGTTCCAAAGTTTTTCCGCTACATCAGCGAGCGTTATCCGTGCCTCAGTGAGTTGGCGCGCGAGCACAGC ATTCCCGAGTTCGACAACCTGTACTTGGACATGAATGGCATTGTGCACAATTGCTCGCATCCGGACGACAACAACATCCACTTCCACCTGGAGGAGGCGCAGATATTCCAAGAGATCTTCAACTACGTGGACAAGCTCTTCTATCTGATCAAGCCGCAGCGACTCTTCTTTCTGGCCGTTGACGGTGTGGCGCCCCGTGCCAAGATGAACCAGCAGCGCAGCCGTCGCTTCCGATCGGCTCGCGAGGCcgagcagctggaggagaaggCGGCACAGCGCGGCGAGCGGCGAGAGCATGAGCGCTTCGACAGCAACTGCATCACGCCGGGCACAGAGTTCATGGAACGCCTGCAGGCGGGTCTGCGTGCCTTCCTCAAGACCAAAATCTCCACGGATCCGCTGTGGCAGCGGTGCAGCGTGATCCTTAGCGGCCAGGAGACTCCCGGCGAGGGTGAGCACAAGATTATGGACTATATTCGCTACATGAAGGCCCAGCCGGGCTTTGATCCAAATACGCGTCACTGCCTATACGGCCTGGACGCGGATTTGATCATCCTCGGCCTCTGCACCCACGAACTGCACTTTGTGGTGCTGCGCGAGGAGGTGAAGTTCGGTAAGAACGTCAAGAGGGCCTCCGTGGAGGAGACGCGCTTCTTCCTGCTCCATTTGGGGCTGCTGCGCGAGTACCTGGAGCTGGAGTTCGATGCTTTGAGTACACCAGAGCAGAAGCTGGACGTGGCCCAGTTGATTGACGACTGGGTACTGATGGGTTTTATGGTTGGCAACGACTTTATACCCCACCTGCCCTGCCTGCACATCTCGTCGAATGCCCTGCCGCTGCTCTATCGCACCTACATACGGATCTACCCTGAGCTGGGTGGCAACATCAATGAACATGGCAAGCTTAATTTGCGCCGCCTGCAAATCTTTCTCACGGCCCTCACCGAGGTGGAGCTGGATCAGTTCAAGGAGCATGCCGACGACCTCAAGTACATGAATGCCAAAACGGAGGCCTTTGATGTGGACGCCAACGAGATCAGGGCCAATGAGAATTTGGACTCGGATCTGGCTGCTCTCATCGATGACAGCTGTAGG CTttatgacgacgacgacagcgaGGAGGACTGGAGCGACGAGGCCACGGCCCTGCTGCACGAATTCCAGAACTACAAGCGCAACTACTATCGCAACAAGTTCAAGAGCGAGACGCAGGGCCAGCAGCTGATTAAGGATCTGGGCCACCACTATGTGAATGCCCTGCAGTGGGTGCTAGACTACTACTATCGCGGGGTGCAGTCCTGGGACTGGTACTATCCCTACCACTATGCACCCTTCATCAGCGACCTCAAGAATATCGAGCAAGTCAGCATTGACTTTCAGCTGGGCACGCCCTTCCTGCCCTTCCAGCAG CTTCTGGCTGTCCTGCCGGCGGCCAGTTGCAAGCTCCTGCCATCCGCCTATCATGACCTCATGCTGCAGTCGAAAAGCCCACTGGCCGAGTTCTATCCCACGGACTTTGACACTGATCTCAATGGCAAGAAGCACGACTGGGAGGCGGTGGTGCTCATCCCCTTCATCGACGAGCGGCGCCTGCTCAGCGCCATGCTACCCTGCGAAGTGAATCTAACGGCGGCGGAGCGGGAGCGTAACCAACATGGACCCATGTACCAGTATGATTATACCACGGAGTCGCAGGGTCCCATGTCTGCCAGGCCGCCGCTCAAATCGCTGCCGCAGCTGTTCTGCACAGAATCGGCTCGATGGTCGCGCGAAATTATGCTCAATCTGAGGCACAGCGTGTGCGTGGAGCTGCCGAATGCGGCGCGGCATGTGTTCTTTCCTGGCTTCCCCACCATGCAGCACCTGCCGTTCGAT TTTGAGCTGCGCAACGATCGCGTCAAGGTGTTTGAGCAGGCGAGCCGCAACCAGAACATGGTACTTAAGCCGCGCCAGCGTCAGCTGGAGGACACACTGGAGGCAGTGGCCAGTCAATATCTGGGTCAGGTGGTGCACATTGGCTGGCCGCATCTCATCAAGGCCAAAGTGGTGCGCGTGGCCACGCGAGAGCAGCGCGTGGACGAGGAGGGAATCGCTCAGAATGATGGCCGTCGGTTTGATTCCGAATGCAAGTCGTTGCAGGAACA CTTCACCACCCGGATGGGCATCAAGTTCCACAACTACCAGGTGCTCGTCTACGTGCGCACCTATGCTGGGAGCTCCTTGGACTTCGGACCCAAGGGTACTTTGTTTATGCAGGACTCGTGGAGCAGCTCGGTCACCGGTTATCCGGCCCAGGGTGTTGTGGCCGAGCTGACCGTAAGCGAGGGTCTGCGCCAAAAGTTCCACAATGTGGAGGAGCTGTTCCCCGTGGGCAGTCCAGTATTTTTCATTGGTAATCCCTACTATGGCAGCGAGGGAACCGTGCTGGATCCCTCGCTAGCCTACAGCTGCGGTCGCATTAAAG TCAACATACGTGTGCGACCGGAACCAGAGCTGAGGGCCGCGCGCCAGATGCAGGAGGAGCGGGATCGCGACTACACCAACTCCTATGAAGTGGCCCAACAGCTAAATATCAACAATCGGGCATTGGGACGACTCACCGGCACCGTTTGGGTGGTTCTCGGGCCGCGGCGtgagaaaatggaaaatgtggcCAAGCACAATGTGGGCTTGCAGCTAAAGTTTCCGCGGCAGAACGAGGAGCGAGCCGGCTACTGCTGCCGTGTGGGCAATACGTGGCTGTACTCCAGCACGGCCATCGAGCTGATGCGGGAGTATTGCCAAACCTTTCCCGAGCTAGTTGCCTTTTTTGGACACAACAATGACCGCGGGGAGTTTGTCTACGAACAGGATATATTCCCTAATGCCGTGGGCCAGCACCTGGTGGAGAACGTGGCCAATTGGGTGCGCCAGCAGCCGCATGCCAAGGTCGAGCGCATTGCTTGCGGTTCGAAAACCGTTTGCCGCGAGACTGTGGAGCTGCTCCTGACCGCCGTCGATGAGCTACGCTCCCTGCCCGTCAAGGATGTCACGTTGCAGGTGAAGCCGCATCTGTTGATAAAGCCCAATGTCACCCTGCCGGATGTCTATCGGTCGCGCCGCCCAGTCCGGCTCTTTGATCGCGTCATCATCGTCCGCACCATCTACATGGTGCCGGTGGGCATCAAGGGCACCGTAATTGGGATACATCCTGTGACGGATCCAAATCCAGTGCGACTGGAGTGCGTCCATGCTGTGGACACCTTCTGCGAGGTGCTCTTCGACAAGGCGGTGCCCAATTGCAACGATATCCATGGCATAGCCGAGGATCGGGTCTACAAGGTGCCCGAGAGTGCACTCGTCGTCATCTACAAGAATG AACAAGGCCCAAAGCAGGACAAGCAATCGTCCCAAGTTTGCTCCCATCCAGCCAGAAATCATGTGGACAAATTCCGAGTGGATAAGCAAAGGAaacaagagcagcagcagccgcaggccagcagcagctgcagtcGCTACACAACGGCGGCTGGCAACGACTGGAATACCGTCACCATGAAGACGGAGATAGCCGATGAGTTCTTTAAGCCACGAGCTTATGATAATGTGGAGACCAAGACGCCAAAGATGGAGAAACCGGAGAAGCTGGAGAAACAGGAGAAGCCGGCCAACTGgcgtaacaacaacaacgctCAAGCAGCCACCAAGCCGGGACAGACAAATCCACCTTCAACCAAGGAAAACTGGAGGAAATCAAACTCAAAGCAAGCCACCCAGCGTCATCAGGGCGGCACTCCCAGAAGCGCTAAAAGCCATgagccggcagcagcagctgctggctCGAATCCGCAGGCACAGACACTGGCTCTGATGTCACTGCTGGGCCTCAAGAAAGATGAAGATGTCCAGCAGCCGCAGGCGCAGGCAGCGTCGTCACCACAATTGCTAAAGGCTCCCGTTCCAGGACAGATGCCG AATCTGCCCAAGCCACCACTTTTTTGGCAACAAGaggcccagcagcaacagcagcagcaactgcagcagcagcagcagcagcagcagcagcagcgaaaacagcagcagcaagaacAACAGGCACAGTCccaccatcagcagcagtACGATCGCCCGATCCAGACACAGCAGTTCTTCCGTAGCAACCAGCAGCCAGTGGAGGctcatcagcaacagcagccgccCCCATTCCCTGTCCACCAGATGGGGCTCCATCCGATGCAGCCACCGCATATGATGGGATTTGGACGTAATAGGATACTTCCTTCATCACAATACAACAATTTGCCCCAGCGTAACCGCCGGCAAATGGACACGTTCCTCCTGAACAAGGAggatcatcatcagcagcagcagctgccccTACCATTCCCGTATCAGCCACAGCAGTATCAAGCACAGCCGCCGCCCAGTTTCCAGCACCTGCCGGAGACCAACAACCAACAGCAATCGAAGCCGCGATACTCATCCATCCAAGACTTTGTGCCCATACAGGCGTATCGGCCCAAGCGGAGCAGCCAGGTCCAGGATAAGCAGGAGACCGAAGGG CGATCAGAGGCCACTAGCAGTGGTCAGTCGGTGGAGCCAAACGAGGAGACCATTGGCCTCATGCGTACGCTGAACATAAAG CCGGATACCAATGCCGGTCCATCCACAAGCAAGGAGGCAGCGGTGGCAGCTACTGGGACTACCGAACGG ACCGgcagcaagcagcagcagcagccccgaAAGCAGCGCCTGCCTCGAATTGGGGCCAAATTTGATCAGGATTATATTATTCACTAG
- the pcm gene encoding 5'-3' exoribonuclease 1 isoform X1 yields MGVPKFFRYISERYPCLSELAREHSIPEFDNLYLDMNGIVHNCSHPDDNNIHFHLEEAQIFQEIFNYVDKLFYLIKPQRLFFLAVDGVAPRAKMNQQRSRRFRSAREAEQLEEKAAQRGERREHERFDSNCITPGTEFMERLQAGLRAFLKTKISTDPLWQRCSVILSGQETPGEGEHKIMDYIRYMKAQPGFDPNTRHCLYGLDADLIILGLCTHELHFVVLREEVKFGKNVKRASVEETRFFLLHLGLLREYLELEFDALSTPEQKLDVAQLIDDWVLMGFMVGNDFIPHLPCLHISSNALPLLYRTYIRIYPELGGNINEHGKLNLRRLQIFLTALTEVELDQFKEHADDLKYMNAKTEAFDVDANEIRANENLDSDLAALIDDSCRLYDDDDSEEDWSDEATALLHEFQNYKRNYYRNKFKSETQGQQLIKDLGHHYVNALQWVLDYYYRGVQSWDWYYPYHYAPFISDLKNIEQVSIDFQLGTPFLPFQQLLAVLPAASCKLLPSAYHDLMLQSKSPLAEFYPTDFDTDLNGKKHDWEAVVLIPFIDERRLLSAMLPCEVNLTAAERERNQHGPMYQYDYTTESQGPMSARPPLKSLPQLFCTESARWSREIMLNLRHSVCVELPNAARHVFFPGFPTMQHLPFDFELRNDRVKVFEQASRNQNMVLKPRQRQLEDTLEAVASQYLGQVVHIGWPHLIKAKVVRVATREQRVDEEGIAQNDGRRFDSECKSLQEHFTTRMGIKFHNYQVLVYVRTYAGSSLDFGPKGTLFMQDSWSSSVTGYPAQGVVAELTVSEGLRQKFHNVEELFPVGSPVFFIGNPYYGSEGTVLDPSLAYSCGRIKVNIRVRPEPELRAARQMQEERDRDYTNSYEVAQQLNINNRALGRLTGTVWVVLGPRREKMENVAKHNVGLQLKFPRQNEERAGYCCRVGNTWLYSSTAIELMREYCQTFPELVAFFGHNNDRGEFVYEQDIFPNAVGQHLVENVANWVRQQPHAKVERIACGSKTVCRETVELLLTAVDELRSLPVKDVTLQVKPHLLIKPNVTLPDVYRSRRPVRLFDRVIIVRTIYMVPVGIKGTVIGIHPVTDPNPVRLECVHAVDTFCEVLFDKAVPNCNDIHGIAEDRVYKVPESALVVIYKNEQGPKQDKQSSQVCSHPARNHVDKFRVDKQRKQEQQQPQASSSCSRYTTAAGNDWNTVTMKTEIADEFFKPRAYDNVETKTPKMEKPEKLEKQEKPANWRNNNNAQAATKPGQTNPPSTKENWRKSNSKQATQRHQGGTPRSAKSHEPAAAAAGSNPQAQTLALMSLLGLKKDEDVQQPQAQAASSPQLLKAPVPGQMPNLPKPPLFWQQEAQQQQQQQLQQQQQQQQQQRKQQQQEQQAQSHHQQQYDRPIQTQQFFRSNQQPVEAHQQQQPPPFPVHQMGLHPMQPPHMMGFGRNRILPSSQYNNLPQRNRRQMDTFLLNKEDHHQQQQLPLPFPYQPQQYQAQPPPSFQHLPETNNQQQSKPRYSSIQDFVPIQAYRPKRSSQVQDKQETEGRSEATSSGQSVEPNEETIGLMRTLNIKPDTNAGPSTSKEAAVAATGTTERQTGSKQQQQPRKQRLPRIGAKFDQDYIIH; encoded by the exons ATGGGTGTTCCAAAGTTTTTCCGCTACATCAGCGAGCGTTATCCGTGCCTCAGTGAGTTGGCGCGCGAGCACAGC ATTCCCGAGTTCGACAACCTGTACTTGGACATGAATGGCATTGTGCACAATTGCTCGCATCCGGACGACAACAACATCCACTTCCACCTGGAGGAGGCGCAGATATTCCAAGAGATCTTCAACTACGTGGACAAGCTCTTCTATCTGATCAAGCCGCAGCGACTCTTCTTTCTGGCCGTTGACGGTGTGGCGCCCCGTGCCAAGATGAACCAGCAGCGCAGCCGTCGCTTCCGATCGGCTCGCGAGGCcgagcagctggaggagaaggCGGCACAGCGCGGCGAGCGGCGAGAGCATGAGCGCTTCGACAGCAACTGCATCACGCCGGGCACAGAGTTCATGGAACGCCTGCAGGCGGGTCTGCGTGCCTTCCTCAAGACCAAAATCTCCACGGATCCGCTGTGGCAGCGGTGCAGCGTGATCCTTAGCGGCCAGGAGACTCCCGGCGAGGGTGAGCACAAGATTATGGACTATATTCGCTACATGAAGGCCCAGCCGGGCTTTGATCCAAATACGCGTCACTGCCTATACGGCCTGGACGCGGATTTGATCATCCTCGGCCTCTGCACCCACGAACTGCACTTTGTGGTGCTGCGCGAGGAGGTGAAGTTCGGTAAGAACGTCAAGAGGGCCTCCGTGGAGGAGACGCGCTTCTTCCTGCTCCATTTGGGGCTGCTGCGCGAGTACCTGGAGCTGGAGTTCGATGCTTTGAGTACACCAGAGCAGAAGCTGGACGTGGCCCAGTTGATTGACGACTGGGTACTGATGGGTTTTATGGTTGGCAACGACTTTATACCCCACCTGCCCTGCCTGCACATCTCGTCGAATGCCCTGCCGCTGCTCTATCGCACCTACATACGGATCTACCCTGAGCTGGGTGGCAACATCAATGAACATGGCAAGCTTAATTTGCGCCGCCTGCAAATCTTTCTCACGGCCCTCACCGAGGTGGAGCTGGATCAGTTCAAGGAGCATGCCGACGACCTCAAGTACATGAATGCCAAAACGGAGGCCTTTGATGTGGACGCCAACGAGATCAGGGCCAATGAGAATTTGGACTCGGATCTGGCTGCTCTCATCGATGACAGCTGTAGG CTttatgacgacgacgacagcgaGGAGGACTGGAGCGACGAGGCCACGGCCCTGCTGCACGAATTCCAGAACTACAAGCGCAACTACTATCGCAACAAGTTCAAGAGCGAGACGCAGGGCCAGCAGCTGATTAAGGATCTGGGCCACCACTATGTGAATGCCCTGCAGTGGGTGCTAGACTACTACTATCGCGGGGTGCAGTCCTGGGACTGGTACTATCCCTACCACTATGCACCCTTCATCAGCGACCTCAAGAATATCGAGCAAGTCAGCATTGACTTTCAGCTGGGCACGCCCTTCCTGCCCTTCCAGCAG CTTCTGGCTGTCCTGCCGGCGGCCAGTTGCAAGCTCCTGCCATCCGCCTATCATGACCTCATGCTGCAGTCGAAAAGCCCACTGGCCGAGTTCTATCCCACGGACTTTGACACTGATCTCAATGGCAAGAAGCACGACTGGGAGGCGGTGGTGCTCATCCCCTTCATCGACGAGCGGCGCCTGCTCAGCGCCATGCTACCCTGCGAAGTGAATCTAACGGCGGCGGAGCGGGAGCGTAACCAACATGGACCCATGTACCAGTATGATTATACCACGGAGTCGCAGGGTCCCATGTCTGCCAGGCCGCCGCTCAAATCGCTGCCGCAGCTGTTCTGCACAGAATCGGCTCGATGGTCGCGCGAAATTATGCTCAATCTGAGGCACAGCGTGTGCGTGGAGCTGCCGAATGCGGCGCGGCATGTGTTCTTTCCTGGCTTCCCCACCATGCAGCACCTGCCGTTCGAT TTTGAGCTGCGCAACGATCGCGTCAAGGTGTTTGAGCAGGCGAGCCGCAACCAGAACATGGTACTTAAGCCGCGCCAGCGTCAGCTGGAGGACACACTGGAGGCAGTGGCCAGTCAATATCTGGGTCAGGTGGTGCACATTGGCTGGCCGCATCTCATCAAGGCCAAAGTGGTGCGCGTGGCCACGCGAGAGCAGCGCGTGGACGAGGAGGGAATCGCTCAGAATGATGGCCGTCGGTTTGATTCCGAATGCAAGTCGTTGCAGGAACA CTTCACCACCCGGATGGGCATCAAGTTCCACAACTACCAGGTGCTCGTCTACGTGCGCACCTATGCTGGGAGCTCCTTGGACTTCGGACCCAAGGGTACTTTGTTTATGCAGGACTCGTGGAGCAGCTCGGTCACCGGTTATCCGGCCCAGGGTGTTGTGGCCGAGCTGACCGTAAGCGAGGGTCTGCGCCAAAAGTTCCACAATGTGGAGGAGCTGTTCCCCGTGGGCAGTCCAGTATTTTTCATTGGTAATCCCTACTATGGCAGCGAGGGAACCGTGCTGGATCCCTCGCTAGCCTACAGCTGCGGTCGCATTAAAG TCAACATACGTGTGCGACCGGAACCAGAGCTGAGGGCCGCGCGCCAGATGCAGGAGGAGCGGGATCGCGACTACACCAACTCCTATGAAGTGGCCCAACAGCTAAATATCAACAATCGGGCATTGGGACGACTCACCGGCACCGTTTGGGTGGTTCTCGGGCCGCGGCGtgagaaaatggaaaatgtggcCAAGCACAATGTGGGCTTGCAGCTAAAGTTTCCGCGGCAGAACGAGGAGCGAGCCGGCTACTGCTGCCGTGTGGGCAATACGTGGCTGTACTCCAGCACGGCCATCGAGCTGATGCGGGAGTATTGCCAAACCTTTCCCGAGCTAGTTGCCTTTTTTGGACACAACAATGACCGCGGGGAGTTTGTCTACGAACAGGATATATTCCCTAATGCCGTGGGCCAGCACCTGGTGGAGAACGTGGCCAATTGGGTGCGCCAGCAGCCGCATGCCAAGGTCGAGCGCATTGCTTGCGGTTCGAAAACCGTTTGCCGCGAGACTGTGGAGCTGCTCCTGACCGCCGTCGATGAGCTACGCTCCCTGCCCGTCAAGGATGTCACGTTGCAGGTGAAGCCGCATCTGTTGATAAAGCCCAATGTCACCCTGCCGGATGTCTATCGGTCGCGCCGCCCAGTCCGGCTCTTTGATCGCGTCATCATCGTCCGCACCATCTACATGGTGCCGGTGGGCATCAAGGGCACCGTAATTGGGATACATCCTGTGACGGATCCAAATCCAGTGCGACTGGAGTGCGTCCATGCTGTGGACACCTTCTGCGAGGTGCTCTTCGACAAGGCGGTGCCCAATTGCAACGATATCCATGGCATAGCCGAGGATCGGGTCTACAAGGTGCCCGAGAGTGCACTCGTCGTCATCTACAAGAATG AACAAGGCCCAAAGCAGGACAAGCAATCGTCCCAAGTTTGCTCCCATCCAGCCAGAAATCATGTGGACAAATTCCGAGTGGATAAGCAAAGGAaacaagagcagcagcagccgcaggccagcagcagctgcagtcGCTACACAACGGCGGCTGGCAACGACTGGAATACCGTCACCATGAAGACGGAGATAGCCGATGAGTTCTTTAAGCCACGAGCTTATGATAATGTGGAGACCAAGACGCCAAAGATGGAGAAACCGGAGAAGCTGGAGAAACAGGAGAAGCCGGCCAACTGgcgtaacaacaacaacgctCAAGCAGCCACCAAGCCGGGACAGACAAATCCACCTTCAACCAAGGAAAACTGGAGGAAATCAAACTCAAAGCAAGCCACCCAGCGTCATCAGGGCGGCACTCCCAGAAGCGCTAAAAGCCATgagccggcagcagcagctgctggctCGAATCCGCAGGCACAGACACTGGCTCTGATGTCACTGCTGGGCCTCAAGAAAGATGAAGATGTCCAGCAGCCGCAGGCGCAGGCAGCGTCGTCACCACAATTGCTAAAGGCTCCCGTTCCAGGACAGATGCCG AATCTGCCCAAGCCACCACTTTTTTGGCAACAAGaggcccagcagcaacagcagcagcaactgcagcagcagcagcagcagcagcagcagcagcgaaaacagcagcagcaagaacAACAGGCACAGTCccaccatcagcagcagtACGATCGCCCGATCCAGACACAGCAGTTCTTCCGTAGCAACCAGCAGCCAGTGGAGGctcatcagcaacagcagccgccCCCATTCCCTGTCCACCAGATGGGGCTCCATCCGATGCAGCCACCGCATATGATGGGATTTGGACGTAATAGGATACTTCCTTCATCACAATACAACAATTTGCCCCAGCGTAACCGCCGGCAAATGGACACGTTCCTCCTGAACAAGGAggatcatcatcagcagcagcagctgccccTACCATTCCCGTATCAGCCACAGCAGTATCAAGCACAGCCGCCGCCCAGTTTCCAGCACCTGCCGGAGACCAACAACCAACAGCAATCGAAGCCGCGATACTCATCCATCCAAGACTTTGTGCCCATACAGGCGTATCGGCCCAAGCGGAGCAGCCAGGTCCAGGATAAGCAGGAGACCGAAGGG CGATCAGAGGCCACTAGCAGTGGTCAGTCGGTGGAGCCAAACGAGGAGACCATTGGCCTCATGCGTACGCTGAACATAAAG CCGGATACCAATGCCGGTCCATCCACAAGCAAGGAGGCAGCGGTGGCAGCTACTGGGACTACCGAACGG CAGACCGgcagcaagcagcagcagcagccccgaAAGCAGCGCCTGCCTCGAATTGGGGCCAAATTTGATCAGGATTATATTATTCACTAG